A portion of the Brevundimonas pondensis genome contains these proteins:
- a CDS encoding TonB-dependent receptor, with protein sequence MPAFAQEAETTNVGEIVVTGSRIKRQDISGVGPATVVTGEDIERTGITNVEALLQRLPSSAGAAGNQTNSYWTGNGYGTAQVNLRGLGINRTLTLINGRRIVNGGTGANSAPDLNMIPTAIIGRMDVLKDGASAIYGADAVAGVVNIVTINDFEGLKLSSKYGVTDEGDGQDLSFDLLWGMRGDRGGVTAALTYQKTEAVNLASRAPCGLGEINGKLACVASATTLGGRAVLPNGQQINFNQIPGGDGDFFEPYNAAKHNYNGNPFLNAVSPIERLSTAILADYQLTDTVSLFGEVFFTHRESNQLAAPGALRNLKIAASHPTNPTGQDITLIARRLAEPGPRHFFQETDTYRFVGGARGAIAGDWTWEAAVNWGRNTGVDGMTNIANLQRVGETLNTAVCSNAAGAAIPCGDYLGAGDLSKEVLDYILFTSRDTGGNEQRSVTLDVTGTVLQLPSGPLAAAAGLVYREEKGWRDPDALTVLGIANTNQQDPIAGSTKAKEAYVELSAPLLSDLPFIQRLELDAAVRYSDYDLFGGNTTYKLGLNWSVVDSLRLRATFGTGFRIPSVPELFGGVAEGNLTTTDPCSRYSTSGNATLIANCQASGVPANYVQLGNTVLTTVGGNQKLSPETAETLTLGLVWQPEQVKGLSLTVDYFDIKIEDAIRSIPGSTKLAICYASPGMNHPFCGPNNFTRSPLTGEVNFLSAQPTNAGLETMKGVDIGARYAFDLGDRRASLDWNTTYLGEYVVTPFLGADPIIFDGHIGGGNGGYPHWRSNVSASVVDDRWTATYSVQLIGKATDFNAAPGDIGYETPNLFYHNAQFAYRLGEKADIAFGIDNLFDKKAPFIQSWTDGNTDTMTYDLLGRRGYVRLTYQFN encoded by the coding sequence ATGCCCGCATTCGCGCAGGAAGCCGAGACGACCAACGTCGGCGAAATCGTCGTCACGGGCAGCCGGATCAAGCGCCAGGACATCAGCGGGGTCGGTCCCGCCACGGTCGTCACAGGCGAGGATATCGAGCGTACGGGGATCACGAACGTGGAGGCGCTGCTGCAGCGACTGCCGTCGTCCGCAGGGGCTGCCGGCAATCAGACCAACTCCTATTGGACCGGCAACGGCTACGGCACGGCGCAGGTCAATCTGCGAGGCCTCGGCATCAACCGGACCCTGACGCTGATCAACGGTCGGCGGATCGTCAACGGCGGCACGGGCGCCAACAGCGCTCCGGATCTGAACATGATCCCGACCGCCATTATCGGCCGAATGGACGTGCTGAAGGACGGCGCCTCCGCCATCTACGGCGCCGACGCCGTCGCGGGCGTGGTCAACATCGTCACCATCAACGATTTCGAGGGCCTCAAGCTCTCAAGCAAGTATGGCGTCACGGACGAAGGTGACGGCCAGGACCTCTCCTTCGACCTGTTGTGGGGCATGCGCGGCGACCGCGGCGGGGTCACCGCCGCCCTGACCTATCAGAAGACGGAAGCCGTCAACCTGGCGAGCCGCGCTCCCTGCGGGCTGGGCGAGATCAACGGAAAGCTGGCCTGCGTCGCGAGCGCCACGACGCTCGGGGGCCGGGCCGTGCTTCCCAACGGCCAGCAGATCAACTTCAACCAGATCCCGGGCGGCGACGGGGACTTCTTCGAACCCTACAACGCCGCCAAGCATAACTATAACGGCAACCCCTTCCTCAACGCCGTGTCGCCGATCGAGCGCCTCAGCACGGCCATCCTGGCCGACTACCAGCTGACCGACACCGTCAGCCTGTTCGGCGAAGTCTTCTTCACCCACAGGGAAAGCAACCAGCTCGCAGCGCCAGGGGCCCTGCGGAACCTGAAGATCGCGGCGTCCCATCCGACCAACCCGACGGGTCAGGACATCACCCTCATTGCACGGCGTCTCGCCGAACCGGGGCCGCGTCACTTCTTCCAGGAAACCGACACCTATCGGTTCGTCGGCGGCGCCCGGGGCGCCATCGCCGGCGACTGGACCTGGGAAGCCGCCGTCAACTGGGGACGCAACACCGGCGTCGACGGGATGACCAATATCGCCAACCTTCAACGGGTCGGCGAAACCCTGAACACCGCCGTCTGCAGCAACGCGGCGGGCGCGGCCATCCCCTGCGGTGACTATCTGGGCGCCGGAGACCTCAGCAAGGAGGTGCTCGACTATATCCTCTTCACCTCGCGCGACACCGGGGGGAATGAGCAGCGCAGCGTCACGCTCGACGTCACCGGCACGGTGCTCCAGCTCCCGTCCGGACCGCTCGCCGCCGCGGCGGGTCTCGTCTACCGCGAGGAAAAGGGCTGGCGCGATCCTGACGCCCTCACCGTTCTGGGTATCGCCAACACCAACCAGCAGGACCCCATCGCCGGCTCGACCAAGGCCAAGGAAGCCTATGTCGAACTGTCGGCGCCGCTCCTGTCCGACCTGCCGTTCATCCAAAGGCTCGAGCTCGACGCGGCCGTCCGCTATTCGGACTATGACCTGTTCGGCGGCAACACCACCTACAAGCTGGGCCTGAACTGGAGCGTCGTCGACAGTCTTCGCCTGCGGGCCACCTTCGGCACCGGCTTCCGGATTCCAAGCGTTCCCGAACTGTTCGGCGGCGTTGCAGAGGGCAATCTGACGACGACTGATCCGTGCAGCCGCTACAGCACCAGCGGAAACGCGACGCTGATCGCCAACTGCCAGGCTTCCGGCGTGCCGGCTAACTATGTGCAACTCGGCAACACGGTCCTGACCACGGTCGGCGGCAATCAGAAACTCTCGCCCGAAACGGCCGAGACCCTCACCCTGGGTCTGGTCTGGCAACCCGAGCAGGTCAAAGGCCTGTCCCTGACCGTCGACTATTTCGACATCAAGATCGAAGACGCGATCCGGTCCATCCCGGGGTCCACCAAGCTGGCCATCTGCTACGCCTCGCCGGGCATGAACCACCCCTTCTGCGGCCCGAACAACTTCACCCGCAGTCCCCTGACCGGCGAAGTGAACTTCCTCTCGGCCCAGCCGACCAACGCCGGCCTGGAAACCATGAAGGGCGTCGACATCGGGGCGCGCTACGCCTTTGATCTCGGCGACCGCCGCGCCAGCCTCGACTGGAACACCACCTATCTCGGCGAATATGTCGTGACGCCTTTCCTGGGCGCCGATCCGATCATCTTCGACGGCCATATCGGCGGCGGCAACGGCGGCTATCCCCACTGGCGATCGAACGTCAGCGCCTCGGTTGTCGATGATCGCTGGACGGCGACCTATTCGGTGCAACTGATCGGCAAGGCCACGGACTTCAACGCCGCGCCGGGCGACATCGGCTATGAGACGCCGAACCTCTTCTACCACAACGCCCAGTTCGCCTATCGCCTGGGTGAGAAGGCTGACATCGCCTTCGGCATCGACAACCTCTTCGACAAGAAGGCGCCGTTCATCCAGAGCTGGACCGACGGCAATACCGACACCATGACCTACGACCTGCTTGGCCGTCGCGGCTACGTCCGCCTGACCTATCAGTTCAACTAA
- a CDS encoding PepSY domain-containing protein, translating to MVRWPSVARKAHKWLALIIGVQALFWVVSGLYMTAVHIDIIHGDHLVRTPVAEPISMGGLVDPAVILKTAGGAQSLRLDQQLGQPVYIVSQTSGRSLFDARSGEKLPLIDEAGARRRAEQIYAGDGGVREMELLYEIPGEIRGRPAPIWRVQFEGLWRPTLYISPQTGELVAKRHDLWRTFDFVWMFHIMDYETRDNVNNILLKVATWMMVVTSLTGAWLLLYSFRRKRRVRKAAA from the coding sequence ATGGTGCGCTGGCCTTCCGTAGCGCGAAAAGCCCACAAGTGGCTTGCGCTGATCATCGGCGTTCAGGCCCTCTTCTGGGTCGTGAGCGGCCTCTACATGACCGCCGTCCATATCGACATTATCCATGGCGATCATCTGGTGCGGACACCCGTCGCCGAACCGATTTCCATGGGCGGCCTGGTCGATCCTGCGGTCATTCTCAAGACTGCCGGCGGCGCTCAAAGCCTGCGTCTCGACCAGCAGCTGGGACAGCCTGTCTATATCGTCAGCCAGACGAGCGGCCGGTCCCTGTTCGACGCCCGGTCCGGTGAGAAGCTGCCCCTGATCGACGAAGCCGGCGCACGGCGGCGCGCCGAGCAGATCTACGCAGGGGATGGCGGTGTCCGCGAAATGGAGCTGCTGTACGAAATCCCCGGCGAGATCAGGGGGCGTCCAGCGCCGATCTGGCGGGTGCAGTTCGAAGGCCTGTGGCGGCCCACCCTCTATATCTCGCCCCAGACCGGCGAACTCGTGGCCAAGCGTCATGACCTGTGGCGCACGTTCGACTTCGTCTGGATGTTCCACATCATGGACTATGAGACCCGCGACAACGTCAACAACATCCTGCTCAAGGTCGCGACCTGGATGATGGTGGTGACCTCCCTCACCGGGGCCTGGCTCCTGCTCTACAGCTTCCGTCGCAAGCGCCGCGTGCGCAAAGCCGCAGCGTGA
- a CDS encoding PepSY domain-containing protein yields MFLIRRLHKWFGLVLGLQFLLWAISGAAMALIDHRKVAGEDSIVHSTPSPTPAGVLSLAQVAQAVGQPISRIELRPLQDAWVYAATTPSGVQLVDPVDGRRIVIDDARAKTLAVAAFNGTAPVTSVALVEKPTLETRDFALPAWRVEFADKEKTTLILNAVTGEVAGAKTNTWRLWDFFWMIHIMDYTDRQSFNHPLIIIIATGCLWLALSGFIMLFSAFRRQDFAYIHDGIEWLQRRR; encoded by the coding sequence ATGTTTCTAATCCGTAGACTGCACAAATGGTTCGGCCTGGTCCTGGGTCTTCAATTTCTGCTCTGGGCCATCAGCGGCGCCGCCATGGCGCTGATCGATCACCGCAAGGTGGCTGGTGAAGATTCCATCGTCCACTCTACGCCGTCGCCCACGCCCGCTGGGGTGCTGTCGCTGGCTCAGGTCGCCCAGGCGGTGGGCCAGCCGATTTCCCGGATCGAGCTGCGTCCCTTGCAAGACGCCTGGGTTTACGCCGCCACGACGCCCAGCGGCGTCCAACTGGTCGACCCCGTGGACGGTCGCCGCATCGTCATCGACGACGCCCGCGCCAAGACGCTGGCCGTCGCAGCCTTCAACGGCACAGCGCCGGTGACCTCCGTGGCTCTGGTCGAGAAGCCGACGCTGGAGACGCGAGATTTCGCGCTTCCGGCCTGGCGGGTCGAGTTCGCGGACAAGGAGAAGACGACCCTGATCCTGAACGCCGTCACCGGCGAGGTCGCGGGCGCCAAGACCAACACCTGGCGGCTCTGGGACTTCTTCTGGATGATCCACATCATGGACTACACGGATCGCCAGAGTTTCAACCATCCGCTGATCATCATCATCGCCACCGGGTGTCTGTGGTTGGCCCTGAGCGGTTTCATCATGTTGTTCAGCGCCTTCCGACGCCAGGATTTCGCCTATATCCATGACGGGATCGAATGGCTGCAGCGCCGCCGTTGA
- the hutC gene encoding histidine utilization repressor — protein sequence MDLTLHRRIRSDIADRILSGEWSPGFRIPFEHELMEEYGCSRMTVNKALAPLAERGMIIRRRRFGSFVARPRIHSFVLDIPDIQAEILNRGEPYDFELLSRKVRAAHKRDAEELALAASGEVIELRCLHRSSGRPFALEERLISLASVPQARDADFTQGPPGTWLLERVPWTEAEHRIRAVNVSRATALTLGIDPAAACLSLERRTWRRAERITFVRLTFPGEAYDLGARFAPSDPAEASD from the coding sequence ATGGATCTCACGCTCCACCGACGCATCCGCTCCGACATCGCCGACCGCATCCTGTCGGGCGAATGGTCGCCCGGGTTCCGCATCCCCTTCGAGCATGAGCTGATGGAGGAGTATGGTTGTTCGCGCATGACCGTGAACAAGGCCCTCGCGCCGCTGGCGGAACGGGGCATGATCATACGCCGTCGACGCTTCGGGTCCTTTGTGGCGCGGCCGCGGATACATTCCTTCGTGCTGGATATCCCGGACATACAGGCCGAGATTCTCAATCGCGGCGAACCCTATGATTTCGAACTCCTGTCCCGGAAGGTCCGGGCCGCGCACAAGCGGGACGCGGAAGAACTTGCACTCGCCGCATCCGGCGAGGTGATCGAGTTGCGCTGCCTCCACCGCAGCAGCGGTCGTCCTTTCGCGCTCGAGGAACGGTTGATCAGCCTGGCCTCCGTGCCCCAGGCCCGGGACGCCGATTTTACCCAGGGTCCGCCCGGCACATGGCTGCTGGAGCGCGTTCCCTGGACGGAAGCCGAGCACAGAATCCGAGCCGTGAACGTGTCCCGCGCAACCGCGCTGACCCTAGGGATCGATCCTGCTGCGGCCTGCCTTTCCCTCGAACGCCGGACGTGGCGGCGAGCGGAGCGCATCACCTTCGTTCGACTGACCTTTCCAGGGGAAGCCTATGATCTCGGAGCGCGGTTCGCGCCCTCGGACCCTGCAGAGGCTTCGGACTAG
- a CDS encoding NAD(P)/FAD-dependent oxidoreductase, with translation MSANSTRVLIIGAGHAGGSAAALLRQYGFAGEIVLAGEEAAAPYQRPPLSKAWLKGEAGLEDLLLRPESFYAEQQIDLRTGVTATAIDAGAKAVTFADGVVEAYDVLILATGSMARKLAIPGADRPDLMELRTLNDAERLKSALAPGKRLAVVGGGYVGLEAAASARALGAEAVVIERMDRVLARVASETLSAFFTDYHRARGVEILTGAEVSGFEGGGVRPEGVRLADGTLIAADAVLVGVGALAREALARTAGLPCENGVVVDENARTADPSIYAIGDVTHRPIPVHGGRMHRLESVPNSLEQAKQAAAAIVGRAPPAAEVPWFWSDQYDVKLQIAGLPFDADHQVVRGDPASGAFAVFHLNGDRIVCVEAVNAPADFMGGRLLIGKATPVDPVLLADPSVSMKSV, from the coding sequence ATGTCTGCAAACTCGACCAGGGTTCTGATTATCGGCGCGGGACACGCGGGGGGCTCGGCGGCGGCGCTGCTGAGGCAGTATGGCTTTGCGGGCGAGATCGTCCTGGCGGGCGAGGAGGCGGCGGCGCCCTATCAGCGACCGCCCTTGTCCAAGGCCTGGCTGAAGGGGGAGGCGGGTCTGGAGGACCTGCTGCTGCGCCCCGAGAGCTTCTACGCCGAGCAGCAGATCGACCTGCGCACCGGCGTCACCGCGACCGCCATCGACGCGGGAGCCAAGGCGGTGACCTTCGCTGACGGCGTGGTCGAAGCCTACGACGTGCTGATCCTGGCCACGGGCTCGATGGCGCGCAAGCTGGCCATCCCCGGAGCCGACCGCCCCGACCTCATGGAACTGCGCACGCTGAACGACGCCGAACGACTGAAATCTGCGCTCGCCCCCGGCAAGCGTCTGGCCGTGGTCGGCGGCGGCTATGTCGGACTGGAGGCGGCAGCCTCGGCCCGCGCCCTCGGCGCCGAGGCGGTGGTGATCGAGCGCATGGACCGGGTGCTGGCGCGCGTGGCGTCGGAAACCCTGTCCGCCTTCTTCACCGACTATCACCGGGCGCGCGGCGTCGAGATTCTGACCGGCGCCGAGGTGTCGGGCTTTGAGGGCGGCGGCGTTCGCCCCGAAGGCGTCCGGCTGGCGGACGGAACCCTGATCGCTGCGGACGCGGTTCTGGTCGGCGTCGGCGCCCTGGCGCGCGAAGCCCTGGCGCGAACGGCGGGTCTGCCTTGTGAGAACGGCGTGGTCGTGGATGAGAACGCCCGCACGGCGGATCCCTCAATCTACGCCATCGGCGACGTCACCCATCGGCCCATCCCGGTCCACGGCGGGCGGATGCATCGGCTGGAAAGCGTTCCGAACTCCCTGGAACAGGCCAAGCAGGCCGCCGCCGCCATCGTCGGCCGAGCGCCCCCGGCGGCCGAAGTGCCCTGGTTCTGGTCGGACCAGTATGACGTCAAGCTTCAGATCGCCGGCCTTCCGTTTGACGCCGACCATCAGGTGGTGCGTGGCGATCCGGCCAGCGGCGCTTTCGCCGTCTTCCACCTGAATGGCGACCGCATCGTTTGCGTCGAAGCGGTCAACGCCCCGGCCGATTTCATGGGCGGACGGCTGCTGATCGGCAAGGCGACGCCAGTGGATCCGGTCCTGCTGGCGGACCCCTCTGTTTCGATGAAGAGCGTCTGA
- the merA gene encoding mercury(II) reductase produces the protein MIGAGSAGFSAAITAAEEGARVALVGAGTIGGTCVNIGCVPSKALIRAVEPLHQARAASRFDGVRATAEISAWSEVIRQKDQLVNALRQAKYEDVLQGYDAIAYHEGAARLVLGGVEVGDVRLTTDKVIIATGSRPAIPAIAGIDTVPYLTSTTALELEALPQSLLVIGGGYIGAELAQMFSRAGVQVTLVCRSRLLPEGEPEISEALQRYLSDEGVTVVVGATYEAIAHSETDVSLTLTQGDSRRVLTAERVLMTTGRIANSDGLGLAESGVSVSENGGIVVDDRMRTTRPGVYAVGDVTGRDQFVYMAAYGARLAARNALNGDSLSYDNSAMPAVVFTDPQVATVGLTEAAARAAGHDVQTSMITLDHVPRALAARDTRGLIKLVADRGTRRLLGAHILAPEGADSIQTAAVAIKCGMTVEQLGDTIFPYLTTVEGLKLAALTFNKDVAKLSCCAG, from the coding sequence GTGATCGGCGCTGGCTCAGCCGGCTTCTCCGCCGCCATTACGGCAGCCGAAGAGGGAGCGCGGGTAGCGCTCGTCGGCGCCGGAACGATTGGCGGGACCTGCGTGAACATAGGCTGCGTGCCGTCGAAAGCGTTGATCCGCGCGGTGGAGCCCCTGCACCAGGCGCGGGCCGCAAGCCGTTTCGACGGCGTGAGAGCCACTGCTGAAATCAGCGCCTGGTCCGAGGTGATCCGCCAGAAGGACCAACTGGTGAACGCTCTGCGTCAGGCCAAATACGAAGATGTCCTGCAAGGCTACGACGCCATCGCCTACCACGAAGGCGCAGCCAGGCTCGTCTTGGGCGGCGTGGAGGTCGGCGATGTCCGGCTCACCACCGACAAGGTGATCATCGCGACGGGATCGCGACCGGCGATTCCGGCGATCGCTGGGATCGACACTGTCCCCTATCTGACCAGCACGACCGCGCTCGAACTGGAGGCGCTGCCGCAGTCCTTGCTGGTGATCGGTGGTGGATACATAGGCGCGGAATTGGCTCAGATGTTCAGCCGGGCCGGCGTGCAGGTCACGCTCGTGTGCCGGTCACGTCTGTTGCCGGAAGGTGAACCCGAGATCAGCGAGGCGCTGCAACGCTACCTCTCAGACGAGGGCGTCACCGTGGTTGTCGGGGCGACCTACGAGGCTATCGCCCATTCGGAAACGGACGTGTCGCTCACCCTTACGCAGGGCGACAGCCGGAGGGTGCTCACCGCCGAGCGCGTGCTCATGACGACAGGCCGGATCGCCAACTCGGACGGCCTGGGTCTTGCCGAGTCGGGGGTCAGCGTCTCCGAAAACGGAGGAATCGTCGTGGACGACCGGATGCGCACGACCCGCCCCGGCGTCTACGCCGTCGGTGACGTCACCGGGCGTGACCAGTTCGTCTATATGGCGGCCTACGGTGCCAGGCTCGCTGCTCGAAACGCGCTCAACGGCGACAGTCTGTCCTACGACAACAGCGCCATGCCGGCGGTCGTGTTCACCGATCCCCAGGTGGCGACGGTCGGGCTCACGGAAGCCGCCGCACGGGCGGCCGGGCATGATGTCCAAACCTCGATGATCACCCTGGATCACGTCCCGCGCGCGCTCGCGGCCAGAGACACGCGCGGGCTCATCAAGCTGGTGGCGGATCGCGGCACGCGGCGGCTCCTCGGCGCGCACATTCTTGCTCCGGAAGGGGCCGACAGCATCCAGACCGCAGCGGTGGCCATCAAGTGCGGAATGACGGTGGAGCAGTTGGGCGACACGATCTTCCCCTATCTCACGACCGTCGAGGGCCTGAAACTGGCGGCGCTGACGTTCAACAAGGACGTCGCCAAACTCTCTTGCTGCGCCGGTTGA
- a CDS encoding heavy-metal-associated domain-containing protein: MTLSIRAALAVAAALFTAETAQAAERTVTLDVTNVSCVTCAPIVRRAISRVPGVTAVSVNPGDAGRAVATVTYDDVRVTPTVLAQASTNAGYPARVRASH; the protein is encoded by the coding sequence ATGACCCTTTCCATCCGCGCCGCCCTTGCAGTTGCAGCGGCGCTTTTCACTGCCGAAACGGCGCAGGCGGCCGAACGCACGGTGACGCTGGATGTCACCAATGTGTCCTGTGTGACGTGCGCCCCTATCGTTCGACGCGCTATCTCGCGGGTTCCGGGCGTTACGGCTGTATCCGTGAACCCTGGCGACGCCGGACGGGCCGTGGCGACCGTGACCTACGACGACGTGCGAGTGACGCCGACAGTCCTGGCTCAGGCCTCGACCAACGCCGGCTATCCCGCGCGTGTTCGGGCCAGCCACTAG
- a CDS encoding mercuric transporter MerT family protein yields the protein MAASDGIENPNGNAAAPADKSSSRAWLAVAGLAAAIGASSCCVLPLVLFALGVSGAWIGNVTVLAPYQPYFIVAAVAFLGVGFFRVYRRPRTACAEGETCARPGSTRLVKIALWAASVLVAIAVAFPYVAPLLLGA from the coding sequence ATGGCCGCCTCGGACGGCATCGAGAACCCCAACGGAAACGCCGCGGCCCCAGCCGACAAGTCGTCCAGCCGTGCGTGGCTGGCGGTTGCAGGCCTTGCTGCCGCGATCGGCGCGTCGTCCTGCTGTGTTCTGCCGCTGGTGTTGTTCGCGCTCGGCGTCAGCGGGGCCTGGATCGGCAACGTCACGGTCCTCGCGCCCTATCAACCCTATTTCATCGTTGCGGCGGTGGCTTTCCTGGGTGTCGGATTCTTCCGCGTCTATCGTCGTCCTCGCACCGCCTGCGCCGAAGGCGAGACCTGCGCTCGACCGGGCTCCACCCGCCTTGTCAAGATCGCGCTTTGGGCGGCGTCCGTGCTCGTCGCCATCGCCGTCGCATTTCCCTATGTTGCGCCGCTGCTACTCGGCGCGTGA
- a CDS encoding MerR family transcriptional regulator, which produces MDKFALRDTTPQFAIGVLSRRTGVNIETVRYYERIGLIPAPARSDGGHRLYGGGHLLRLNFVRRARDLGFTLNEVRALLDLAEQRDRPCTEVREVAAVHLTDVRSKIVSLRAMERVLSDMVARCAEGSTPDCPIIEALFDTEAVHPV; this is translated from the coding sequence ATGGACAAATTCGCCCTGCGTGACACGACGCCGCAGTTCGCGATCGGCGTGCTGTCGCGCCGAACCGGCGTCAACATCGAGACCGTCCGCTACTATGAGCGGATCGGCTTGATCCCTGCGCCGGCTCGCAGCGACGGGGGGCACCGCCTCTACGGCGGGGGGCACCTCCTTCGGTTAAACTTCGTTCGGCGGGCTCGTGATCTCGGTTTCACGCTGAATGAGGTTCGAGCCCTGCTGGACTTGGCGGAACAGCGGGATCGACCCTGTACCGAGGTCCGCGAAGTGGCCGCCGTGCACCTGACTGATGTGCGCTCCAAGATCGTCAGCTTGCGGGCGATGGAGCGGGTTCTTTCCGACATGGTGGCCCGTTGCGCCGAAGGCTCGACGCCGGACTGCCCCATCATCGAGGCGCTGTTCGACACCGAAGCGGTGCACCCCGTTTGA
- a CDS encoding HupE/UreJ family protein: MTIASRHDPWSWLKSPATALLAVLIFFIIDGAAAQALAHGVAEGDKGYIQETSGIVFWPFVYLGAKHMVTGYDHLLFLFGVIFFLYRLKDISIYVTMFAIGHSTTLLLGVLTNISVSSYLVDAIIGLSVVYKALDNLGAFQRWFGFQPNTKVATLVFGLFHGFGLATKLQDFQLSPDGLLVNLVAFNIGVEIGQLLALGAILIVMGFWRRSESFFKHAYLANVVLMTLGFILTGYQLVGYFVA; encoded by the coding sequence ATGACAATCGCGTCCCGCCACGACCCCTGGTCCTGGCTGAAATCCCCAGCGACGGCGCTTCTGGCCGTCCTCATCTTCTTCATCATCGACGGCGCCGCCGCCCAGGCGCTCGCCCACGGCGTGGCCGAGGGCGACAAGGGCTATATCCAGGAAACCTCCGGGATCGTCTTCTGGCCGTTCGTCTATCTCGGCGCCAAGCACATGGTGACCGGGTACGACCACCTGCTGTTCCTGTTCGGGGTGATCTTCTTCCTCTACCGGCTGAAAGACATCAGCATCTACGTGACCATGTTCGCCATCGGTCACTCCACGACCCTGCTGCTCGGCGTGCTGACCAACATCAGCGTCTCCAGCTACCTGGTGGATGCGATCATCGGCCTGTCGGTCGTCTACAAGGCGCTCGACAACCTGGGCGCCTTCCAGCGCTGGTTCGGCTTCCAGCCCAACACCAAGGTCGCCACCCTGGTGTTCGGCCTGTTCCACGGCTTCGGCCTGGCCACCAAGCTGCAGGACTTCCAGCTGTCCCCCGACGGCCTGTTGGTCAATCTCGTCGCCTTCAACATCGGCGTGGAGATCGGCCAGCTTCTGGCGCTCGGCGCCATCCTCATCGTCATGGGTTTCTGGCGCCGCAGCGAGAGCTTTTTCAAACACGCCTATCTCGCCAACGTCGTCCTCATGACCCTCGGCTTCATTCTGACGGGCTACCAGCTCGTCGGCTATTTCGTCGCCTGA